In one Suricata suricatta isolate VVHF042 chromosome 9, meerkat_22Aug2017_6uvM2_HiC, whole genome shotgun sequence genomic region, the following are encoded:
- the LOC115300920 gene encoding bcl-2-like protein 2 isoform X1, which yields MATPASAPDTRALVADFVGYKLRQKGYVCGAGPGEGPAADPLHQAMRAAGDEFETRFRRTFSDLAAQLHVTPGSAQQRFTQVSDELFQGGPNWGRLVAFFVFGAALCAESVNKEMEPLVGQVQEWMVAYLETRLADWIHSSGGWAEFTALYGDGALEEARRLREGNWASVRTVLTGAVALGALVTVGAFFASK from the exons ATGGCgaccccagcctcagccccagaCACACGGGCTCTAGTGGCAGACTTTGTAGGCTATAAGCTGAGGCAGAAGGGTTATGTTTGTGGAGCAGGCCCTGGGGAGGGCCCAGCAGCTGACCCACTGCATCAAGCCATGCGGGCAGCTGGagatgagtttgagacccgcttCCGGCGCACCTTCTCTGATTTGGCAGCCCAGTTGCATGTGACCCCTGGCTCAGCCCAGCAACGCTTCACCCAGGTCTCTGATGAACTCTTCCAAGGGGGCCCCAACTGGGGCCGCCTTGTGGCCTTCTTTGTCTTTGGAGCCGCGCTATGTGCTGAGAGTGTCAACAAGGAGATGGAGCCACTTGTGGGACAAGTGCAAGAGTGGATGGTGGCCTACCTGGAGACACGGCTGGCTGACTGGATCCACAGCAGTGGGGGCTGG GCGGAGTTCACAGCTCTATACGGGGACGGGGCCCTGGAGGAGGCGCGGCGTCTGCGGGAGGGGAACTGGGCCTCAGTGAGGACAGTGCTGACAGGGGCCGTGGCACTGGGGGCCCTGGTAACTGTAGGAGCCTTTTTTGCTAGCAAGTGA
- the SLC22A17 gene encoding solute carrier family 22 member 17, whose translation MGSSLSLAVPPGPLSFEALLAQVGALGGGQQLQLGLCCLPVLFVALGMASDPIFTLAPPLHCHYGGFAPNASGWEQPPNASGVSVTSAALAASAASRVATSTDPSCSGFAPPDFNHCLKDWDYNGLPVLTTNAIGQWDLVCDLGWQVILEQILFILGFASGYLFLGYPADRFGRRGIVLLTLGLVGPCGVGGAAAGSSTGVMALRFLLGFLLAGVDLGVYLMRLELCDPTQRLRVALAGELVGVGGHFLFLGLALVSKDWRFLQRMITAPCILFLFYGWPGLFLESARWLIVKRQIEEAQSVLRILAERNRPHGQMLGEEAQEALQDLENTCPLPATSSFSFASLLNYRNIWKNLLILGFTNFIAHAIRYCYQPVGGGGSPSDFYLCSLLASGTAALACVFLGVTVDRFGRRGILLLSMTVTGIASLVLLGLWDYLNEAAITTFSVLGLFSSQAAGILSTLLAAEVIPTTVRGRGLGLIMALGALGGLSGPAQRLHMGHGAFLQHVVLAACALLCILSIMLLPETKRKLLPEVLRDGELCRRPSLLRQPPPNRCDHVPLLATPNPAL comes from the exons ATGGGCAGCAGCCTGTCGCTGGCCGTGCCCCCCGGCCCCCTCAGCTTTGAAGCGCTGCTCGCCCAGGTGGGGGCGCTGGGCGGCGGCCAGCAGCTGCAGCTCGGCCTCTGCTGCCTGCCCGTGCTTTTTGTGGCGCTGGGCATGGCCTCAGACCCCATCTTCACCCTGGCGCCCCCACTGCACTGCCATTACGGGGGCTTTGCCCCCAACGCCTCTGGCTGGGAGCAGCCCCCCAACGCCAGCGGCGTCAGCGTCACCAGCGCGGCCCTAGCAGCTAGCGCCGCCAGTCGTGTCGCCACCAGTACGGACCCCTCGTGCAGCGGCTTTGCCCCGCCGGACTTCAACCATTGTCTCAAGGACTGGGACTATAATGGTCTGCCGGTGCTCACCACCAACGCCATTGGCCAG TGGGATCTAGTGTGTGACCTGGGCTGGCAGGTGATCCTGGAGCAGATCCTCTTCATCTTGGGCTTTGCCTCCGGCTACCTATTCCTGGGCTACCCAGCGGACAG GTTTGGCCGTCGAGGGATTGTGCTGCTGACCTTGGGACTGGTGGGCCCCTGTGGAGTGGGAGGGGCTGCTGCAGGCTCCTCCACAGGTGTCATGGCTCTCCGATTCCTCCTGGGCTTTCTGCTTGCCGGAGTTGACCTTGGTGTCTACTTGATGC GCCTCGAGCTGTGCGACCCAACCCAGAGGCTTCGGGTGGCACTGGCAGGAgagttggtgggggtggggggacacttcCTGTTCCTGGGCCTGGCCCTTGTCTCAAAGGACTGGCGATTTCTGCAGCGAATGATCACCGCTCCCTGCATCCTCTTCCTGTTTTATGG CTGGCCTGGATTGTTTCTGGAATCTGCGAGGTGGCTAATAGTGAAGCGACAGATTGAGGAGGCGCAGTCCGTGCTAAGGATCCTGGCTGAGCGGAACCGGCCCCATGGACAGATGCTGGGAGAAGAGGCCCAGGAGGCCCTGCAGG acCTGGAGAacacctgccctctccctgcaacatcttccttttccttcgCCTCCCTCCTCAACTACCGCAACATCTGGAAAAATCTGCTTATCCTGGGCTTCACCAA CTTTATTGCCCATGCCATTCGCTACTGCTACCAGCCtgttggaggaggagggagcccaTCGGACTTCTACCTGTGCTCTCTGCTAGCCAGCGGCACAGCAGCCCTGGCCTGCGTCTTCCTGGGGGTTACCGTGGACCGATTTGGCCGCCGGGGCATCCTGCTACTCTCAATGACCGTCACTGGCATTGCGTCCCTGGTCCTGCTGGGCCTGTGGGATT ATCTGAATGAGGCTGCCATCACCACCTTCTCTGTCCTTGGCCTCTTCTCCTCCCAAGCTGCTGGCATCCTCAGCACCCTCCTTGCTGCTGAAGTCATCCCTACCACTGTCCG GGGCCGAGGGCTGGGCCTGATCATGGCACTGGGAGCTCTTGGAGGGCTGAGTGGCCCAGCCCAGCGCCTCCACATGGGCCATGGAGCCTTCCTGCAGCATGTGGTGCTGGCGGCCTGTGCCCTCCTCTGCATCCTCAGCATCATGCTTCTGCCAGAGACCAAGCGCAAGCTCCTGCCTGAGGTGCTCCGTGATGGGGAGCTGTGCCGCCGGCCTTCCCTGCTGCGGCAGCCACCCCCTAACCGCTGTGACCACGTCCCACTGCTTgccacccccaaccctgccctCTGA
- the LOC115300920 gene encoding polyadenylate-binding protein 2 isoform X3, with protein MATPASAPDTRALVADFVGYKLRQKGYVCGAGPGEGPAADPLHQAMRAAGDEFETRFRRTFSDLAAQLHVTPGSAQQRFTQVSDELFQGGPNWGRLVAFFVFGAALCAESVNKEMEPLVGQVQEWMVAYLETRLADWIHSSGGWELEAIKARVREMEEEAEKLKELQNEVEKQMNMSPPPGNAGPVIMSIEEKMEADARSIYVGNVDYGATAEELEAHFHGCGSVNRVTILCDKFSGHPKGFAYIEFSDKESVRTSLALDESLFRGRQIKVIPKRTNRPGISTTDRGFPRARYRARTTNYNSSRSRFYSGFNSRPRGRVYRGRARATSWYSPY; from the exons ATGGCgaccccagcctcagccccagaCACACGGGCTCTAGTGGCAGACTTTGTAGGCTATAAGCTGAGGCAGAAGGGTTATGTTTGTGGAGCAGGCCCTGGGGAGGGCCCAGCAGCTGACCCACTGCATCAAGCCATGCGGGCAGCTGGagatgagtttgagacccgcttCCGGCGCACCTTCTCTGATTTGGCAGCCCAGTTGCATGTGACCCCTGGCTCAGCCCAGCAACGCTTCACCCAGGTCTCTGATGAACTCTTCCAAGGGGGCCCCAACTGGGGCCGCCTTGTGGCCTTCTTTGTCTTTGGAGCCGCGCTATGTGCTGAGAGTGTCAACAAGGAGATGGAGCCACTTGTGGGACAAGTGCAAGAGTGGATGGTGGCCTACCTGGAGACACGGCTGGCTGACTGGATCCACAGCAGTGGGGGCTGG GAGCTGGAAGCGATCAAAGCTCGAgtcagagagatggaggaagaagccGAGAAGCTAAAGGAGCTACAGAACGAGGTAGAGAAACAGATGAATATGAGTCCACCTCCAGGCAATG ctGGCCCAGTGATTATGTCCATTGAAGAGAAGATGGAGGCTGATGCCCGTTCCATCTATGTTGGCAAC GTGGACTATGGTGCAACAGCAGAAGAGCTGGAAGCACACTTTCATGGTTGTGGTTCAGTCAACCGTGTTACCATACTCTGTGACAAATTTAGTGGCCATCCTAAAGG GTTTGCATATATAGAGTTCTCAGACAAAGAGTCAGTGAGAACTTCCTTGGCCTTAGATGAGTCCCTATTTAGAGGAAGACAAATCAAG GTGATCCCAAAACGAACCAACAGACCAGGCATCAGCACAACAGACCGGGGTTTCCCACGAGCCCGATACCGTGCCCGGACCACCAACTACAACAGTTCCCGCTCTCGATTCTACAGTGGTTTTAACAGCAGGCCCCGGGGTCGCGTCTACAG ggGCCGGGCTAGAGCGACATCATGGTATTCCCCTTACTAA
- the EFS gene encoding embryonal Fyn-associated substrate isoform X2 codes for MAIATSAQLARALYDNTAESPQELSFRRGDVLRVLQREGAGGLDGWCLCSLHGQQGIVPANRVKLLPAGPEPQPSLTQVLPAQPGSPHPAPEHSNDDQEVYVVPPPARPCSNLGPPTGPCPPSPDPIYKVPRGNGTQPAAPGDVLEVYDVPPTALRVPSSGPYDSPASFTRPLAQLTSQAPEEDEAPYDVPLAPKPPSELEPDLEWEGGREPEPPLYAAPSNLKRASALLNLYEAPEELLADGEGEGTDEGIYDVPLLGPEAPPSPETPGASASNDLDTLGLLLARSPPLPHRPRLPSAESLSRRPLPALPVPEAPSPSPAPSPAPGRKGSIQDRPLPPPPPCLPAYGGPKVEGDPEGGEVDEDPAGHHNEYEGIPMAEEYDYVHLKGMDKAQGSRPLDKAFPGDPELLERGPQEQQEAPSTGELLDLPTGDLQLLHFYSGQCQSHYSALQAAVAALMSSTQANQPPPLFVPHGKRVVVAAHRLVFVGDTLGRLAASTPLRAQVGAAERMSRDQPGNQVRGFSASPRSAM; via the exons ATGGCCATAGCCACGTCG GCCCAGCTGGCCCGGGCACTCTACGACAACACCGCTGAGTCCCCCCAGGAGCTGTCCTTCCGCCGAGGGGATGTTCTACGGGTACTGCAGAGGGAGGGTGCTGGTGGGCTGGACGGCTGGTGCCTCTGCTCCCTGCATGGCCAGCAGGGCATTGTGCCCGCCAACAGAGTGAAGCTCCTTCCTGCTGGCCCGGAACCCCAGCCCAGcctcacccaggtgctcccagcccagcctggctcaCCACATCCAGCCCCAGAGCACAGCAATGACGACCAGGAG GTATATGTGGTGCCACCCCCAGCTCGGCCCTGTTCTAACTTAGGACCTCCAactggcccctgccctccctcccctgatcCCATCTACAAGGTCCCCAGAGGGAATGGGACCCAACCAGCTGCCCCTGGAGATGTGTTGGAG GTCTATGACGTGCCCCCCACTGCCCTCCGAGTTCCCTCCAGTGGCCCCTATGACTCCCCTGCCTCCTTTACCCGCCCTCTGGCCCAGCTTACCTCACAGGCCCCTGAAGAGGATGAAGCTCCCTATGATGTGCCTTTGGCCCCAAAGCCACCGTCAGAGCTGGAGCCAGATCTGGAGTGGGAGGGGGGCCGGGAGCCAGAGCCCCCCCTCTATGCTGCCCCCTCCAACCTGAAACGGGCATCGGCCCTGCTCAACCTGTATGAAGCGCCAGAGGAACTGCTAGCAGATGGGGAAGGTGAAGGCACCGATGAGGGCATCTATGATGTGCCCCTGCTCGGGCCAGAGGCACCCCCTTCTCCAGAGACCCCAGGAGCCTCAGCCTCCAATGACCTGGACACCTTGGGCCTGCTTCTGGCCAGAAGTCCCCCACTCCCACACAGGCCCCGTTTGCCCTCAGCTGAGAGCCTGTCCCGCCGCCCTCTGCCTGCCCTGCCTGTTCCTGAggcccccagcccttccccagctccctcccctgctccaggccGAAAGGGCAGCATCCAGGACcggcctctgcccccacccccgccctgcctgCCTGCTTATGGGGGCCCCAAGGTTGAGGGGGATCCAGAAGGTGGGGAGGTAGACGAAGATCCAGCAGGACACCACAATGAGTATGAGGGCATCCCGATGGCCGAGGAGTATGACTATGTCCACCTGAAG GGCATGGATAAAGCTCAGGGATCTAGGCCCCTGGACAAAGCCTTCCCAGGGGATCCTGAACTGCTGGAGAGGGGGCCACAGGAGCAGCAG GAGGCCCCGTCCACAGGGGAACTGCTGGACCTGCCCACCGGAGATCTACAGCTCTTGCACTTCTACTCGGGGCAGTGCCAGAGCCACTACTCGGCGCTGCAGGCAGCCGTGGCGGCCCTAATGTCCAGCACCCAGGCCAACCAGCCTCCACCCCTCTTCGTGCCCCATGGCAAGCGGGTGGTGGTGGCCGCTCACCGCCTGGTGTTTGTTGGGGACACCCTCGGCCGGCTGGCAGCCTCCACGCCTCTGCGAGCACAGGTCGGGGCTGCAG AAAGAATGTCAAGAGATCAACCTGGAAATCAAGTCAGAGGTTTCAGTGCAAGTCCCAGATCTGCCATGTAG
- the EFS gene encoding embryonal Fyn-associated substrate isoform X3, whose amino-acid sequence MFYGVKLLPAGPEPQPSLTQVLPAQPGSPHPAPEHSNDDQEVYVVPPPARPCSNLGPPTGPCPPSPDPIYKVPRGNGTQPAAPGDVLEVYDVPPTALRVPSSGPYDSPASFTRPLAQLTSQAPEEDEAPYDVPLAPKPPSELEPDLEWEGGREPEPPLYAAPSNLKRASALLNLYEAPEELLADGEGEGTDEGIYDVPLLGPEAPPSPETPGASASNDLDTLGLLLARSPPLPHRPRLPSAESLSRRPLPALPVPEAPSPSPAPSPAPGRKGSIQDRPLPPPPPCLPAYGGPKVEGDPEGGEVDEDPAGHHNEYEGIPMAEEYDYVHLKGMDKAQGSRPLDKAFPGDPELLERGPQEQQEAPSTGELLDLPTGDLQLLHFYSGQCQSHYSALQAAVAALMSSTQANQPPPLFVPHGKRVVVAAHRLVFVGDTLGRLAASTPLRAQVGAAGTALGQALRATVLAVKGAALGYPSRLAAQEMTQRVAELAGQALQFTTLLSSLAP is encoded by the exons ATGTTCTACGG AGTGAAGCTCCTTCCTGCTGGCCCGGAACCCCAGCCCAGcctcacccaggtgctcccagcccagcctggctcaCCACATCCAGCCCCAGAGCACAGCAATGACGACCAGGAG GTATATGTGGTGCCACCCCCAGCTCGGCCCTGTTCTAACTTAGGACCTCCAactggcccctgccctccctcccctgatcCCATCTACAAGGTCCCCAGAGGGAATGGGACCCAACCAGCTGCCCCTGGAGATGTGTTGGAG GTCTATGACGTGCCCCCCACTGCCCTCCGAGTTCCCTCCAGTGGCCCCTATGACTCCCCTGCCTCCTTTACCCGCCCTCTGGCCCAGCTTACCTCACAGGCCCCTGAAGAGGATGAAGCTCCCTATGATGTGCCTTTGGCCCCAAAGCCACCGTCAGAGCTGGAGCCAGATCTGGAGTGGGAGGGGGGCCGGGAGCCAGAGCCCCCCCTCTATGCTGCCCCCTCCAACCTGAAACGGGCATCGGCCCTGCTCAACCTGTATGAAGCGCCAGAGGAACTGCTAGCAGATGGGGAAGGTGAAGGCACCGATGAGGGCATCTATGATGTGCCCCTGCTCGGGCCAGAGGCACCCCCTTCTCCAGAGACCCCAGGAGCCTCAGCCTCCAATGACCTGGACACCTTGGGCCTGCTTCTGGCCAGAAGTCCCCCACTCCCACACAGGCCCCGTTTGCCCTCAGCTGAGAGCCTGTCCCGCCGCCCTCTGCCTGCCCTGCCTGTTCCTGAggcccccagcccttccccagctccctcccctgctccaggccGAAAGGGCAGCATCCAGGACcggcctctgcccccacccccgccctgcctgCCTGCTTATGGGGGCCCCAAGGTTGAGGGGGATCCAGAAGGTGGGGAGGTAGACGAAGATCCAGCAGGACACCACAATGAGTATGAGGGCATCCCGATGGCCGAGGAGTATGACTATGTCCACCTGAAG GGCATGGATAAAGCTCAGGGATCTAGGCCCCTGGACAAAGCCTTCCCAGGGGATCCTGAACTGCTGGAGAGGGGGCCACAGGAGCAGCAG GAGGCCCCGTCCACAGGGGAACTGCTGGACCTGCCCACCGGAGATCTACAGCTCTTGCACTTCTACTCGGGGCAGTGCCAGAGCCACTACTCGGCGCTGCAGGCAGCCGTGGCGGCCCTAATGTCCAGCACCCAGGCCAACCAGCCTCCACCCCTCTTCGTGCCCCATGGCAAGCGGGTGGTGGTGGCCGCTCACCGCCTGGTGTTTGTTGGGGACACCCTCGGCCGGCTGGCAGCCTCCACGCCTCTGCGAGCACAGGTCGGGGCTGCAGGTACAGCACTGGGTCAGGCACTGCGGGCCACTGTGCTAGCTGTCAAGGGGGCCGCCCTGGGCTACCCGTCCCGCCTAGCGGCCCAAGAGATGACACAGCGTGTGGCAGAGCTGGCAGGGCAGGCCCTGCAGTTCACCACTCTGCTCTCCAGCCTGGCCCCCTGA
- the LOC115300920 gene encoding polyadenylate-binding protein 2 isoform X2 — MEEEAEKLKELQNEVEKQMNMSPPPGNAGPVIMSIEEKMEADARSIYVGNVDYGATAEELEAHFHGCGSVNRVTILCDKFSGHPKGFAYIEFSDKESVRTSLALDESLFRGRQIKVIPKRTNRPGISTTDRGFPRARYRARTTNYNSSRSRFYSGFNSRPRGRVYRGRARATSWYSPY, encoded by the exons atggaggaagaagccGAGAAGCTAAAGGAGCTACAGAACGAGGTAGAGAAACAGATGAATATGAGTCCACCTCCAGGCAATG ctGGCCCAGTGATTATGTCCATTGAAGAGAAGATGGAGGCTGATGCCCGTTCCATCTATGTTGGCAAC GTGGACTATGGTGCAACAGCAGAAGAGCTGGAAGCACACTTTCATGGTTGTGGTTCAGTCAACCGTGTTACCATACTCTGTGACAAATTTAGTGGCCATCCTAAAGG GTTTGCATATATAGAGTTCTCAGACAAAGAGTCAGTGAGAACTTCCTTGGCCTTAGATGAGTCCCTATTTAGAGGAAGACAAATCAAG GTGATCCCAAAACGAACCAACAGACCAGGCATCAGCACAACAGACCGGGGTTTCCCACGAGCCCGATACCGTGCCCGGACCACCAACTACAACAGTTCCCGCTCTCGATTCTACAGTGGTTTTAACAGCAGGCCCCGGGGTCGCGTCTACAG ggGCCGGGCTAGAGCGACATCATGGTATTCCCCTTACTAA
- the EFS gene encoding embryonal Fyn-associated substrate isoform X1 produces the protein MAIATSAQLARALYDNTAESPQELSFRRGDVLRVLQREGAGGLDGWCLCSLHGQQGIVPANRVKLLPAGPEPQPSLTQVLPAQPGSPHPAPEHSNDDQEVYVVPPPARPCSNLGPPTGPCPPSPDPIYKVPRGNGTQPAAPGDVLEVYDVPPTALRVPSSGPYDSPASFTRPLAQLTSQAPEEDEAPYDVPLAPKPPSELEPDLEWEGGREPEPPLYAAPSNLKRASALLNLYEAPEELLADGEGEGTDEGIYDVPLLGPEAPPSPETPGASASNDLDTLGLLLARSPPLPHRPRLPSAESLSRRPLPALPVPEAPSPSPAPSPAPGRKGSIQDRPLPPPPPCLPAYGGPKVEGDPEGGEVDEDPAGHHNEYEGIPMAEEYDYVHLKGMDKAQGSRPLDKAFPGDPELLERGPQEQQEAPSTGELLDLPTGDLQLLHFYSGQCQSHYSALQAAVAALMSSTQANQPPPLFVPHGKRVVVAAHRLVFVGDTLGRLAASTPLRAQVGAAGTALGQALRATVLAVKGAALGYPSRLAAQEMTQRVAELAGQALQFTTLLSSLAP, from the exons ATGGCCATAGCCACGTCG GCCCAGCTGGCCCGGGCACTCTACGACAACACCGCTGAGTCCCCCCAGGAGCTGTCCTTCCGCCGAGGGGATGTTCTACGGGTACTGCAGAGGGAGGGTGCTGGTGGGCTGGACGGCTGGTGCCTCTGCTCCCTGCATGGCCAGCAGGGCATTGTGCCCGCCAACAGAGTGAAGCTCCTTCCTGCTGGCCCGGAACCCCAGCCCAGcctcacccaggtgctcccagcccagcctggctcaCCACATCCAGCCCCAGAGCACAGCAATGACGACCAGGAG GTATATGTGGTGCCACCCCCAGCTCGGCCCTGTTCTAACTTAGGACCTCCAactggcccctgccctccctcccctgatcCCATCTACAAGGTCCCCAGAGGGAATGGGACCCAACCAGCTGCCCCTGGAGATGTGTTGGAG GTCTATGACGTGCCCCCCACTGCCCTCCGAGTTCCCTCCAGTGGCCCCTATGACTCCCCTGCCTCCTTTACCCGCCCTCTGGCCCAGCTTACCTCACAGGCCCCTGAAGAGGATGAAGCTCCCTATGATGTGCCTTTGGCCCCAAAGCCACCGTCAGAGCTGGAGCCAGATCTGGAGTGGGAGGGGGGCCGGGAGCCAGAGCCCCCCCTCTATGCTGCCCCCTCCAACCTGAAACGGGCATCGGCCCTGCTCAACCTGTATGAAGCGCCAGAGGAACTGCTAGCAGATGGGGAAGGTGAAGGCACCGATGAGGGCATCTATGATGTGCCCCTGCTCGGGCCAGAGGCACCCCCTTCTCCAGAGACCCCAGGAGCCTCAGCCTCCAATGACCTGGACACCTTGGGCCTGCTTCTGGCCAGAAGTCCCCCACTCCCACACAGGCCCCGTTTGCCCTCAGCTGAGAGCCTGTCCCGCCGCCCTCTGCCTGCCCTGCCTGTTCCTGAggcccccagcccttccccagctccctcccctgctccaggccGAAAGGGCAGCATCCAGGACcggcctctgcccccacccccgccctgcctgCCTGCTTATGGGGGCCCCAAGGTTGAGGGGGATCCAGAAGGTGGGGAGGTAGACGAAGATCCAGCAGGACACCACAATGAGTATGAGGGCATCCCGATGGCCGAGGAGTATGACTATGTCCACCTGAAG GGCATGGATAAAGCTCAGGGATCTAGGCCCCTGGACAAAGCCTTCCCAGGGGATCCTGAACTGCTGGAGAGGGGGCCACAGGAGCAGCAG GAGGCCCCGTCCACAGGGGAACTGCTGGACCTGCCCACCGGAGATCTACAGCTCTTGCACTTCTACTCGGGGCAGTGCCAGAGCCACTACTCGGCGCTGCAGGCAGCCGTGGCGGCCCTAATGTCCAGCACCCAGGCCAACCAGCCTCCACCCCTCTTCGTGCCCCATGGCAAGCGGGTGGTGGTGGCCGCTCACCGCCTGGTGTTTGTTGGGGACACCCTCGGCCGGCTGGCAGCCTCCACGCCTCTGCGAGCACAGGTCGGGGCTGCAGGTACAGCACTGGGTCAGGCACTGCGGGCCACTGTGCTAGCTGTCAAGGGGGCCGCCCTGGGCTACCCGTCCCGCCTAGCGGCCCAAGAGATGACACAGCGTGTGGCAGAGCTGGCAGGGCAGGCCCTGCAGTTCACCACTCTGCTCTCCAGCCTGGCCCCCTGA